The following are encoded together in the Enterobacteriaceae endosymbiont of Plateumaris sericea genome:
- the atpA gene encoding F0F1 ATP synthase subunit alpha has protein sequence MKLQATEISELIKKKINDYNVLNKYYNEGIIISIADGIIKIYGLSEIKEGEIISLPKNTFAIALNLEIDFVGAVVLGSYSHLIEGMKVKSTGNQLTIPVGRKLMGRIIDTLGNPIDGKGDIDYEYLSPIEVSAPSVIDRCPVNEPLQTGYKFIDAIIPIGKGQRQLIIGDRQTGKTTLAIDTIINQKNTNVKCIYVGIGQKQTTISNIINILELHDVLKNTIIITASASDTAILQYLVPYAGCTIGEYFRDRGEDALIIYDDLSKQSIAYRQISLLLRRPPGREAFPGDIFYIHSRLLERSSRVNNIYVEKFTKGNIKGKTGSLTAFPIVETQAGDISSFIPTNIISITDGQIFLDTNLFNNGIRPAIDPGISVSRVGSTAQNNIIKKLSSNIRLILAQYRELAAFSQFSSELDQKTKKYLINGKKIIEILKQKPYKPLSIGNQVLILFSIYKKYIDTIDVKNIKNFEYNLINYTNLNFKNILYKINKNCLYNKDIENKLHFIFNDFFSNFK, from the coding sequence ATGAAATTACAAGCAACAGAAATTAGTGAATTAATAAAAAAGAAAATTAATGATTATAATGTATTAAATAAATATTATAATGAAGGAATTATTATTTCTATTGCTGATGGTATTATAAAAATATATGGACTTTCAGAAATTAAAGAAGGAGAAATTATTTCTCTTCCAAAAAATACTTTTGCTATAGCTTTAAATTTAGAAATAGATTTTGTTGGTGCTGTAGTACTAGGATCTTATTCTCATTTAATAGAAGGAATGAAAGTTAAAAGTACTGGAAATCAACTTACTATTCCAGTAGGAAGAAAATTAATGGGAAGAATTATAGATACATTAGGAAATCCTATTGATGGTAAAGGTGATATTGATTATGAATATTTATCTCCTATTGAAGTATCAGCACCATCTGTAATTGATCGTTGTCCAGTTAATGAACCATTACAAACAGGATATAAATTTATTGATGCTATTATACCTATTGGTAAAGGACAAAGACAATTAATAATTGGAGATAGACAAACAGGAAAAACTACACTTGCAATTGATACAATCATAAACCAAAAAAATACTAATGTAAAATGTATATATGTAGGTATTGGTCAAAAACAAACAACTATTTCTAATATTATTAATATACTAGAATTACATGATGTATTAAAAAATACCATCATTATTACTGCATCTGCATCTGATACAGCCATATTACAATATTTAGTCCCATATGCTGGATGTACTATAGGTGAATATTTTAGAGATAGAGGAGAAGATGCTTTAATCATATATGATGATTTATCCAAACAATCTATTGCATATAGACAAATATCTTTGTTATTAAGACGTCCTCCTGGAAGAGAAGCATTTCCAGGAGATATTTTTTATATTCATTCTCGTTTATTAGAAAGATCTTCTAGAGTAAATAATATTTATGTTGAAAAATTTACTAAAGGTAATATAAAAGGTAAAACAGGTTCTTTAACAGCTTTTCCTATAGTAGAAACTCAAGCTGGCGATATTTCTTCTTTTATACCAACAAATATAATTTCTATAACTGATGGACAAATTTTTTTAGATACAAATTTATTTAATAATGGAATAAGACCAGCTATAGATCCTGGAATTTCTGTTTCTAGAGTTGGTAGTACTGCTCAAAATAATATTATAAAAAAATTATCTTCTAATATAAGGTTAATTTTAGCCCAATATAGAGAATTAGCCGCATTTTCTCAATTTTCATCAGAATTAGATCAAAAAACTAAAAAATATTTAATAAATGGAAAAAAAATCATAGAAATTTTAAAACAAAAACCATACAAACCTTTATCTATAGGAAATCAAGTACTTATATTATTTTCAATATATAAAAAATATATTGATACAATAGATGTAAAAAATATTAAAAATTTTGAATATAATTTAATTAATTATACTAATTTAAACTTTAAAAATATTTTATATAAAATTAATAAAAATTGTCTTTATAATAAAGATATTGAAAATAAACTACATTTTATTTTTAATGATTTTTTTTCAAATTTTAAATAA
- the atpG gene encoding ATP synthase F1 subunit gamma produces MNFIKEIRNKIEGINNTKKITKAMEMVTVFKMRKSQKKMFSSQLYISVLYELIKNIYLSKDNINFQHQYLEDRKIIKNIGYIVITTDKGLCGNLNNNLFKILLNDIKKWEKKSINIKSAVIGYKGLFFLKKNNIQIVSQITNIKITNITILNIINIIIDMLNLYKTFQIDKLFIVYNKYVNTLVQIPIIFQILPLFFTKQEKNIKKNNYIYEPNNLKIIDYILNNYIKFQIYQFFLENLSGEHASRMIAMKTATDNADIFIKDLQLLYNKLRQSNITQELNEIIAGASAIQ; encoded by the coding sequence ATGAATTTTATAAAAGAAATACGAAATAAAATAGAAGGAATAAATAATACAAAAAAAATTACTAAAGCTATGGAAATGGTTACTGTATTTAAAATGCGTAAATCACAAAAAAAAATGTTTTCTAGTCAATTATATATTTCTGTATTATATGAATTAATAAAAAATATTTATTTATCTAAAGATAATATAAATTTTCAACATCAATATTTAGAAGATCGTAAAATTATAAAAAATATAGGTTATATTGTTATAACAACAGATAAAGGATTATGTGGAAATTTAAATAATAATTTATTTAAAATATTATTAAATGATATTAAAAAATGGGAAAAAAAATCTATTAATATTAAATCAGCAGTTATAGGTTATAAAGGTTTATTTTTTTTAAAAAAAAATAATATTCAAATAGTATCACAAATAACTAATATTAAAATAACAAACATTACTATTTTAAATATAATTAATATTATAATAGATATGTTAAATTTATATAAAACATTTCAAATTGATAAATTATTTATAGTTTATAATAAATATGTTAATACTTTAGTACAAATACCAATAATATTTCAAATATTACCATTATTTTTTACTAAACAAGAAAAAAATATAAAAAAAAATAATTATATTTATGAACCAAATAATTTAAAAATTATAGATTATATATTAAATAATTATATTAAATTCCAAATTTACCAATTTTTTTTAGAAAATTTATCTGGTGAACATGCATCTAGAATGATAGCTATGAAAACAGCTACTGATAACGCTGATATTTTTATTAAAGATTTACAATTATTATATAATAAACTTAGACAATCAAATATTACTCAAGAATTAAATGAAATTATTGCTGGTGCATCTGCTATACAATAA
- the atpD gene encoding F0F1 ATP synthase subunit beta, translated as MIFGKVIQIIGPVIDVYFPNNKIPKIYNALKINNTSIILEVQQQLGDGVVRTLAMGSSEGLRRGLKVTNLHHGIKVPVGKCVLGRMLNVLGEPIDMKGEIPLSFERREIHQKPPLYTNISHSLEFLETGIKVIDLICPFSKGSKIGLFGGAGVGKTVNIMELIRNIAIEHSGYSVFVGVGERTREGNDFYLEMLESKIIDKVSLIYGQMNEPPGNRLRVALTGLTISEKFRDDGNNVLLFIDNIYRYTLAGSEVSALLGRIPSAVGYQPTLSEEMGALQERITSTKNGSITSIQAIYVPADDLTDPSPATTFSHLDATIVLSRQIASLGIYPAIDPLNSTSRQLDPLIIGKDHYNIAQNVKSLLQRYQELKDVIAILGIDELSDEDKLIISRARKIQKFFSQPFFVAEMFTGIKGTYVNLKDTIKGFTGIINGDFDHLPEQNFYMVGSIDEVIKKSKNN; from the coding sequence ATGATATTTGGAAAAGTTATTCAAATTATTGGACCTGTAATAGATGTTTATTTTCCTAATAATAAAATACCTAAAATATATAATGCTTTAAAAATAAATAATACTTCTATTATATTAGAAGTACAGCAACAATTAGGAGATGGAGTAGTTCGTACTTTAGCAATGGGTTCATCAGAAGGATTACGAAGAGGATTAAAAGTTACTAACTTACATCATGGAATTAAAGTTCCAGTTGGAAAATGTGTTTTAGGACGTATGCTAAATGTTTTAGGAGAACCAATCGATATGAAAGGAGAGATACCCTTATCTTTTGAAAGAAGAGAAATACATCAAAAACCTCCTTTATATACTAATATATCTCATTCATTAGAATTTTTAGAAACTGGTATCAAAGTTATTGATTTAATTTGTCCTTTTTCTAAAGGAAGTAAAATAGGATTATTTGGTGGTGCAGGAGTAGGAAAAACTGTTAATATAATGGAATTAATTCGGAATATTGCAATTGAACATTCTGGATATTCTGTTTTTGTTGGAGTAGGAGAAAGAACTAGAGAAGGAAATGATTTTTATCTAGAAATGTTAGAATCTAAAATAATAGATAAAGTTTCTTTAATATATGGACAAATGAATGAACCTCCAGGAAATAGATTAAGAGTAGCTTTAACAGGATTAACTATATCAGAAAAATTTAGAGATGATGGAAATAATGTATTATTATTTATTGATAATATTTATAGATATACTTTAGCTGGTAGCGAAGTTTCTGCTTTATTAGGAAGAATTCCATCTGCAGTAGGTTATCAGCCTACTCTTTCAGAAGAAATGGGTGCTTTACAAGAAAGAATTACTTCTACTAAGAATGGTTCCATAACTTCTATTCAAGCTATTTATGTTCCAGCAGATGATTTAACTGATCCATCACCAGCTACTACATTTTCACATTTAGATGCTACTATAGTTTTAAGTAGACAAATTGCTTCTTTAGGTATATATCCAGCAATAGATCCATTAAATTCTACTAGTCGTCAATTAGATCCATTAATTATTGGTAAAGATCACTATAATATAGCACAAAATGTAAAATCTTTATTACAACGTTATCAAGAATTAAAAGATGTAATTGCTATTTTAGGAATAGATGAATTGTCTGATGAAGATAAACTTATTATTTCTCGTGCAAGAAAAATTCAAAAATTTTTTTCACAACCATTTTTTGTAGCTGAAATGTTTACAGGCATTAAAGGTACATATGTTAATTTAAAAGATACTATAAAAGGTTTTACAGGAATTATTAATGGTGATTTTGATCATTTACCAGAACAAAATTTTTATATGGTAGGTTCTATAGATGAAGTAATAAAAAAATCTAAAAATAATTAA
- the atpC gene encoding ATP synthase F1 subunit epsilon has translation MYKEYFLNIISIEKKIFNDSVQSIKIPGIEGDLSIYPGHIPLLTLIKPGVIYINQKQHNQYIYISGGILEIKKKQVNVLADIAIKSSDLNEKIILQNKYQIEKKIHFDKNNIVAIRELSKIIAQLKVIQLIKKNNNQ, from the coding sequence ATGTATAAAGAATATTTTTTAAATATAATTAGTATAGAAAAAAAAATATTTAATGATTCAGTACAAAGTATAAAAATACCAGGAATAGAAGGTGATTTAAGTATATATCCTGGTCATATACCTTTATTAACGTTAATAAAACCAGGAGTTATATATATTAATCAAAAACAACATAATCAATATATTTATATTTCAGGAGGAATATTAGAAATTAAAAAAAAACAAGTTAATGTTTTAGCAGATATTGCTATAAAAAGTTCTGATTTAAATGAAAAAATAATTTTACAAAACAAATATCAAATAGAAAAAAAAATACATTTTGATAAAAATAATATAGTAGCTATAAGAGAATTATCTAAAATTATAGCTCAATTAAAAGTAATTCAATTAATAAAAAAAAATAATAATCAATAA
- the nrdA gene encoding class 1a ribonucleoside-diphosphate reductase subunit alpha — translation MNHNLFVIKKNGNIESIDLNKISKMLNRAAKGLTNISISKVQSISYSQFHNNITTTNIHDIIIKTTADLISEKNPNYQYMAARLVIFHLRKKAYGQFEPPQLYNHVKSMIYQKKYDKFLLEVYTKEEFKIMDKFIDHNRDMQFSYAAVKQLEGKYLIQNRVTGKIYESAQFLYILISACLFAKYHNSKRMDYIKKFYNAISTFKISLPTPIMSGVRTPNKQFSSCILIECDDNIDSINATTSAIIKYISHRAGIGINAGRIRAEGSPIRNGEAFHTGCIPFYKHFQTAIKSCSQGGVRGGAGTLFFPLWHLEITNLLVLKNNRGTEDNRVRHIDYAVQLNKLLYKRLINGDIITLFSPSDVPDLYESFFSDQEKFEFLYKKYEKNTNIRKKNITAINLFSLMMQERTSTGRIYIQNVDHCNTHSAFISSVAPIRQSNLCLEITLPTKPLNNIHDPNGEIGLCTLSAFNLGIINDLTELKTLSDLIVRALNCLLDYQEYLIPAAKNAALGRRSLGIGVINFAYYLAKNNVRYSDNSANNLTHKTFEAIQYYLLKASNNLAKEEGACPLFKETTYSQGILPIDTYKKSVDNITNEPLHLNWEKLRNKIKKYGLRNSTLSALMPSETSSQISNATNGIEPPRGYISIKTSKNGILKQVIPEYEKLKEKYELLWNIPNNSGYLNLISLMQKFIDQSISSNINYDPKKFINGKIPMQQLLQDLLKAYQLGIKTLYYQNTRDGAKDRQNDLNSIESNICYYGSCII, via the coding sequence ATGAATCATAATTTATTTGTAATAAAAAAAAACGGAAATATTGAATCTATAGATTTGAATAAAATTAGTAAAATGCTTAATAGAGCTGCTAAAGGATTAACAAATATATCTATATCTAAAGTACAATCAATATCTTATTCACAATTTCATAATAATATTACTACTACTAATATTCATGATATAATTATAAAAACAACAGCAGATCTTATTTCAGAAAAAAATCCTAATTATCAATATATGGCAGCAAGATTAGTAATTTTTCATTTAAGAAAAAAAGCTTATGGTCAATTTGAACCACCTCAATTATATAATCATGTTAAATCAATGATATATCAAAAAAAATATGATAAATTTCTTTTAGAAGTATATACAAAAGAAGAATTTAAAATTATGGATAAATTTATTGATCATAATCGTGATATGCAATTTTCTTATGCAGCAGTTAAACAATTAGAAGGAAAATATTTAATTCAAAATAGAGTAACAGGAAAAATTTATGAAAGTGCTCAATTTTTATATATTCTAATATCTGCATGTTTATTTGCTAAATATCATAATTCAAAAAGAATGGATTATATAAAAAAATTTTATAATGCTATTTCAACATTTAAAATTTCTTTACCTACTCCTATTATGTCTGGAGTTCGTACTCCTAATAAACAATTTAGTTCATGTATTTTAATTGAATGTGATGATAATATTGATTCTATCAATGCAACTACAAGTGCTATTATTAAATACATTTCCCATAGAGCTGGAATAGGTATTAATGCAGGACGTATTCGTGCTGAAGGTAGTCCTATTAGAAATGGAGAAGCATTTCATACAGGATGTATTCCTTTTTATAAACATTTTCAAACAGCAATAAAATCTTGTTCTCAAGGTGGAGTAAGAGGAGGTGCTGGAACATTATTTTTTCCATTATGGCATCTAGAAATTACTAATTTATTAGTATTAAAAAATAATAGAGGAACAGAAGATAATAGAGTTCGTCATATAGATTATGCAGTTCAATTGAATAAATTATTATATAAACGTTTAATTAATGGAGATATAATTACATTATTTAGTCCTTCAGACGTACCAGATTTATATGAATCTTTTTTTTCAGATCAAGAAAAATTTGAATTCCTTTATAAAAAATATGAAAAAAATACTAATATTCGTAAAAAAAATATTACTGCTATAAATTTATTTTCATTAATGATGCAAGAACGTACTTCTACCGGAAGAATATATATTCAAAATGTTGATCATTGTAATACACATTCTGCATTTATTTCTAGTGTAGCTCCAATTAGACAATCTAATTTATGTTTAGAAATTACTCTCCCAACTAAACCATTAAATAATATTCATGATCCTAATGGAGAAATTGGATTATGTACTTTATCAGCTTTTAATTTAGGAATAATTAATGATTTAACTGAATTAAAAACATTATCAGATTTAATAGTAAGAGCATTAAATTGTTTATTAGATTATCAGGAATATCTTATTCCTGCAGCAAAAAATGCTGCTTTAGGGAGAAGATCTTTAGGAATAGGAGTAATTAATTTTGCTTATTATTTAGCAAAAAATAATGTTCGTTATTCTGATAATAGTGCAAATAATTTAACACACAAAACTTTTGAAGCTATTCAGTATTATCTTTTAAAAGCTTCTAATAATTTAGCTAAAGAAGAAGGTGCTTGTCCTTTATTTAAAGAAACTACTTATTCACAAGGAATTTTACCTATTGATACATATAAAAAATCAGTTGATAATATTACTAATGAACCTTTACATTTAAATTGGGAAAAATTAAGAAATAAAATTAAAAAATATGGTTTACGTAATTCGACATTATCTGCTTTAATGCCATCAGAAACTTCATCTCAAATATCTAATGCAACTAATGGAATTGAACCACCAAGAGGATATATAAGTATAAAAACATCAAAAAATGGAATTTTAAAGCAAGTTATACCTGAATATGAAAAATTAAAAGAAAAATATGAATTATTATGGAATATTCCTAATAATAGTGGATATTTAAATTTAATCAGTTTAATGCAAAAATTTATTGATCAATCAATTTCATCAAATATAAACTATGATCCTAAAAAATTTATTAATGGTAAAATACCAATGCAACAATTATTACAAGACTTATTAAAAGCTTATCAATTAGGAATAAAAACTTTATACTATCAAAATACCAGAGACGGAGCTAAAGATAGACAAAATGATCTAAATTCCATAGAATCTAATATCTGTTATTATGGATCTTGTATAATTTAA
- the nrdB gene encoding class Ia ribonucleoside-diphosphate reductase subunit beta, with amino-acid sequence MSYTTFSYKKNNQLKEPMFFGQSVNIARYDQQKHYIFEKLIEKQLSFFWRPEEIDISCDRIHYQNLPQHEKHIFISNLKYQTLLDSIQGRSPNIALLPLISIPELETWVETWSFFETIHSRSYTYIIRNIINDPSLVFDDIVTNKNIILRATDIINYYDELIKMTNYWHLFGEGSHIINGSKIIINLYELKKKLYLCLMNINILESIRFYVSFACSFAFAERELMEGNAKIIRFIARDEYLHLIGTQYILNIMHKGDEDIDMAKIAIECRPQCYKLFLNAAKQEQQWAEYLFSNGTIIGLNKKILCQYIKYITNVRMKNIGLNLPFSIKNNPIPWINSWLISDNVQMAPQEVEVSSYLIGQIDSTVNIKDFNNFKL; translated from the coding sequence ATGAGTTATACTACTTTTTCTTATAAAAAAAATAATCAGTTAAAAGAACCTATGTTTTTTGGACAATCTGTAAACATAGCTCGTTATGATCAACAAAAACATTATATTTTTGAAAAATTAATTGAAAAACAATTAAGTTTTTTTTGGAGACCTGAAGAAATAGATATATCATGTGATCGTATTCACTATCAAAATTTACCTCAACATGAAAAACATATATTTATTAGTAATTTAAAATATCAAACTTTATTAGATTCTATACAGGGAAGAAGCCCAAATATAGCATTATTACCATTAATTTCTATTCCTGAATTAGAAACATGGGTAGAAACATGGTCTTTTTTTGAAACAATACATTCTCGTTCTTATACTTATATTATTAGAAATATTATTAACGATCCTTCATTAGTTTTTGATGATATTGTAACTAATAAAAATATTATTCTTAGGGCTACAGATATTATTAACTATTATGATGAACTGATTAAAATGACAAATTATTGGCACTTATTTGGAGAAGGTTCTCATATAATTAATGGATCAAAAATAATTATTAATTTATATGAATTGAAAAAAAAATTATATTTATGTTTAATGAATATTAATATATTAGAATCAATAAGATTTTATGTTAGTTTTGCATGTTCTTTTGCTTTTGCTGAAAGAGAATTAATGGAAGGTAATGCAAAAATTATTCGTTTTATAGCACGTGATGAATATTTACATTTAATAGGAACACAATATATATTAAATATAATGCATAAAGGAGATGAAGATATAGATATGGCAAAAATCGCTATTGAATGTCGTCCTCAATGTTATAAATTATTTTTAAACGCTGCAAAACAAGAACAACAATGGGCTGAATATTTATTTTCTAATGGTACTATAATAGGATTAAATAAAAAAATTTTATGTCAATATATTAAATATATTACTAATGTAAGAATGAAAAATATTGGTTTAAATTTACCTTTTTCAATTAAAAACAATCCTATACCATGGATTAATTCATGGTTAATTTCAGATAATGTACAAATGGCTCCTCAAGAAGTAGAGGTTAGTTCTTATTTAATTGGACAAATTGATTCTACAGTTAATATTAAAGATTTTAATAATTTTAAATTATAA